Proteins encoded by one window of Lathyrus oleraceus cultivar Zhongwan6 chromosome 1, CAAS_Psat_ZW6_1.0, whole genome shotgun sequence:
- the LOC127105404 gene encoding secreted RxLR effector protein 161-like: protein MADSNVALSLIEQNLKLEKHVEEDKVDVTLFKQIVGSLWYVCNNRPGIGFSVELVNRYMDEPKVSHMNAVRTILRYLKGSLNCGILFLQYIDDKEIMINYYSDPDWCGDKKDRRDTTSYFFQVFGASNSWCSRKQHVVALSSSEVEYIT from the coding sequence ATGGCTGATTCGAATGTTGCACTCTCACTTATCGAACAAAATCTGAAATTGGAGAAGCATGTAGAGGAGGATAAGGTTGATGtcactttgttcaaacaaattgtaGGATCTTTGTGGTACGTGTGCAATAATAGACCTGGTATAGGTTTCTCGGTCGAATTGGTGAATAGATACATGGATGAACCAAAGGTGTCACATATGAACGCTGTAAGGACAATCCTGAGATACCTAAAAGGATCATTAAATTGTGGAATCTTGTTTCTACAATATATTGACGACAAAGAAATTATGATCAATTACTATTCAGATcctgattggtgtggagataaaAAGGATAGAAGAGACACAACTAGCTATTTCTTTCAAGTGTTTGGTGCCTCAAActcatggtgctcgagaaagcaGCATGTGGTGGCATTATCATCAAGTGAGGTTGAGTATATAACATGA